The Pseudodesulfovibrio senegalensis genome contains the following window.
CATTCTGGAATTCGGATTTCTCCATGACCGAGAGCGGCGGGAATATGGCCGGGTCGTTGCGGGTGGCCTCGTCCAGCAGGGCCATGGCCGCCTTGTTGGGGGTGGCGTAGCCCCATTCGCGGACCATGGTGGCGGCCACGTCCGGGCGCAGCAGAAAGTCGATGAAGGCGTGCGCTTCGTCAACGTTTTTGGCTCCGGCAGGGATGCACAGGCAGTCCATCCACAGAATGGCTCCTTCGGCGGGCCACACAAAACGCAGGGAGTCCATCTCTTCCATGGCCACGTGGGCTTCGCCGTTCCAGATCATGCCCGCATACACCTCTTCGTTCAGGAACGGCACCTTGGGACTGTCCGAATTGAAGGTGCGCACCGAAGGCATGAGCTTCACGAGGTCCTCATACGCCTCGCGGATGTGCTCCGGGTCGGTGTCGTTGAGGGAATAGCCCAGTTTTTTGAGGGCCATGCCGAAGACCTCGCGCAGGTCGTCCTGCAGCAGCAAGGTCCCCTTGAACCGCGAATCCCAGAGATCGGCCCATTTTTCGGGCGCGGGGCCGACCTGTTCCGGGTTGACCAGGATTCCGGTGCCGCCCCATGTGTAGGGCACGGAATACCGGTTGGCCGGGTCAAAGCTGTGGTTTAATTGACGGTCGTCCAGGTTTTTGAAATTATTCAACTTTGATTTGTCAATGGGCATGAGCATGCCTTCCTTGCCCATCTTGCTCACAAAATAGCTGGACGGGAAGATCACGTCAAAGCCCGTGGAGTCCAGCACCTTGAGTTTGGCGTACATGGCCTCGTTGCTCTCATAGGTGGTGTAGACCACCTTGATGCCGGTTTCCTCGGTAAAGCGTTCGATGACGCCTTCGGGGATGTATTCCGTCCAGTTGTACACGTACACGGTGCGGGACTCGGCCCGGACCAGCCCCGCCGTTGCCAGCGACAGCAGCAGGGCGATTGCCAAAATGACGATTTTTTTCATTTCGGTTTCCTCATAAGGAGTTGGGATGCAAAAACAAGACAGACCGTGACGCCGATCATGATGGCGCTCAGCGCGTTGACATCCGGCTTCACGCCCATCTTTACCATGGAATATATCTGCAAGGGCAGGATTTCATAGTCCGGCCCGGTCAGGAAAAAGCTGATGATCACGTCGTCCATGGACAAGGTGAACGAGAGCAGCCAGCCCGCCACCACCGCGGGCATGGTCATGGGCAGAATCACGTTGCGGAAGGTCTGGTACTCGCTGGCTCCGAGGTCTTCGGCCGCCTCGATCACGTGCGGGTCGAATCCCTTGAGCCTTGAATGGACCGTGGCCACCACAAAGGGGATGCAGAACGTGACGTGCCCCGCCAGCAGAGGCAGGAAGCCCGGCCGGATTCCCGCGAGCACGAAAAGGAGCAGCAGGGAAATGCCCAGCACGATGTCCGGGCTCATCATGATCACGAACAGCCAGGATTGCATGAATTTTCGCCCCCGGAAACGGTAGCGGAACAGGACCACGGCCAGCAGCACCCCGAGGATCGTGGCGATGCTCGCGGCCAGAACCGCGATGGTCAGGGAGTTCAGGGCCGCGTCCATGAGCTGGGTGTTGGAGGCGAGCCGTGCGTACCATTTCCAGGTGAATCCTTTCCACGCGGTGGAGAACTTCGAATCGTTGAAGCTGAAGGCCACCAGCGCGGCCATGGGCGCGTAGAGAAATATGTATACCGGCAGGAGCCGAAGGACGTCGCGTGCGCGGATCATGGCCGGGCCCCCCGTTTTTTGCCTGCCCTGCCCCGGCTTATGCCCTGCATGTACATGAGCGCGAGCATGAGCAGGGTCAGCACCACCCCGGCCGCTGCTCCGGCGGGCCAGTCCCGGGCCACCAGAAACTGGTTCTTGATGAAGTTGCCCACCAGCAGGTGCTTGCCGCCGCCGAGCATGTCCGGAACAAAGAACATGCCCAGAGCCGGGAGAAAGACCATCATGCACCCGGCCACGATTCCCGGCATGGTCAGAGGCAGGGTGACGTGGAAAAAGGTGCGCCACGAACCCGCGCCGAGATCGCGCGCGGCCTCGACGAGTTTGCCGTCCATTTTTTCAATGGCCGTGTACAGGGGCAGGATCATGAACGGCAGCAGCGTGTAGGTGAGGCCTATGAACACCGCGGCCTCGGTGTACATGAAGGAAACCGGGCGGGGAGTGACGCCCAGCCAGACAAGCAGGGCCGAAATCACGCCCTTGGTCTTGAGCATGAACACCAGCGCGTAGGTGCGCACGAGCGAGTTGGTCCAGAACGGGATCATGACCAGCATGAGCAGCACCCGCTTGCAGCGGTTGCCCATGCGCGCCAGCGCGTAGGCAAAGGGATATGCCGCCAGCAGGCAGATCAGGGTCGTGCCCACGGCGAGATACAGGGAGTTGCCCAGTATTTTCAAAAAAATGGGATCGATAATTGTCCGGTAACCTTCCAGCGAGAAGCGAACCTCGATCAGCTCGGCCTCGTGGCGCGCCAGAAAGCTGGTTCCCAGCATGAGCAGGCCCGGCAGCAGGCCGAAGACCGCCAGCCAGACCATGCCTCCGCCTATGGACAGGAAACGGAAACGGTCATGCGTGTTCATGGGGCAACACCACCTCCCAGCCGGCGAACCAGCTGACCACGACCCGGTCGCCCGGCTTGTGGCAGATGCGGTCTTCGTCTTCATTGAAGAATTCCGTGACCAGAATTTCCTTGCCGCAGTCCAGGGCCACGGCCATGTCCCACGTGCTGCCCTTGTATATGGTTTCGTTCACCGTGCCGGGCAGGTTGGGCTGGCTTTCGGGGGCGGCCTCGTGTTCGGGGAACACGACCATGTCCTCGGGCCGCAGCACCACGCGGATGGCCTGCCCGGAATCGAATTTTCGTTTTGTGCGCAGCAGGCAGGGGCGGCCTTCCACCTCGGCGTACAGCGTGCCGTCGTCCCATTGCCCGGCGAGGCCGTCCAGTATGCAGGTTTCGCCCACGAACCGGGCCACCTTCAGGTTGACGGGTTCCTCGTATATTTCCTCGGGCGTGCCCACCTGCTCGATGCGTCCGTTGTCCAGCACGACCACGCGGTCGGACATGGCAAACGCCTCCTGCTGATCGTGGGTGACAAAGACAAAGGTCATGCCCAGCTGGCGGCACATGTGCTTGAGCTGGACCTGCATGCGTTTTCTGAGCTTGGCGTCCAGTGCGGAGAGCGGTTCGTCCAGCAGCAGGGCCTTGGGCCGGTTGATCACGGCACGGGCAATGGCCACGCGCTGCTGCTGGCCGCCGGAAAGGCGCGACGGCATGCGCTCGGCCATGGCGGAAAGGTCCACCATGTCCAGTGCCTCACGAACGCGGCTGTCCGTTTCGGAGGACGACATTCCCGCCATGCGCGGTCCAAAGGCGAGGTTGTCGTATACCGACATGTGCGGAAACAGCGCGTAGCTTTGGAAGACCGTGTTCACGCGGCGCTTGTTGGGCGGCACTTCGTTCACGGCCCTGCCGTCGATGCTGACGGTTCCGGACGTGGGCGTTTCGAACCCGGCGATGAGACGCAGCAGGGTTGTCTTGCCGCAGCCGCTCGGGCCGAGAAGCGTTATGAATTCACCGTTACGGATGTCGAGATGTATGTTCTCGAGCACTGTGGCATTGTCGAACCTCATGCCGAGGTTTTCCAACCGGATGATCGGATCGTTTCCAGTCATGCGGCCCCCCTTGGTGTAATGGTGGTGCGCCCTGCGCCGGGGAGGGAGGGCGTGTCCGATTAAAAATCGGAAGCCGGTGATATAGTTTTTCCGGGAAAATGAAAACAGTTTTTTCGCAACTGTTTTGCGGCGGTTTCCGACGGGGTGTTTTCGTCGTTGTCCCGCGCGCTGTGCACCATACCTGCGCGCCGTGTGCATGGCTGGTACGCTTTTGCGGCCACCCCCAAGATGGTCGTTGAAAAAGTCTTTTGAAATCGATATGTTCTTTTCCGGCACGCACATTGCTTTGTTGCGGCAGTACAGAAAGGAAGAACCATGAAACGATTGCTTTTCACATGCCTTTGCGCGACGGGCCTGTTGGTCCTTTCCGCGCTGTGCGCCGCTGCGCTGGAAGGAAAACCGCCGCACCTGCCGGATGCCGGGGAGGAGCGCCTGCCCGCTGCCGATGCGGACAACGGCAAGGACCGGCCCATGCTCATCATCCGCGGCAAGGGCGGCAAGATTCTCGATGTTCGCGGTCAGGGGTTGTCCCCGGACAATTCCAGCAGGCAGGACAAAGCCAAGCCGTACCCGGACCGCTAGCCTTTTTCCCGACCGCATAAAAAAGAACGTCCCCGCCCAAAGACGGAGACGTTCTTTCGATACGGCGTATGGTGCTGAAGCTACTGCACTGCGGACGGGGTCTGTCCGCTGCTGACCAGCTTTTCGCGGTACTGTTTGACCTCGTCCAGCTTGTTCCATTCCTCCCACATCTCTTCCCAGTCGGAGAAGAACATGACTTCTTCGTCAAGGTAGGGTTCGTGCATCTTCATCCACATGTTGAACACGTACATTTCAATCTTGAACTGCGGGGAATCGAAAACCTTGGGCATGATCGTGGGGTCGTATTTTGCGCCGTCCATATGGGAGGCCACGTGCGCACAGACGATTTCATGGGATTTCTTGTAGTCGATATCACCGACCATGGTTTCGGCCAGGGATTTCAGGGTGGGATATTCCTTTTCCACGCGCTGCAGCACGTCGTCGGGAATTTCCACGGACATGTTTTCTTCTTCACCTTTAATGTAATAGAAGCGTATCCATTGTTCGAACTGGAAGATTCGGACGGTATCCCTGACTGCGGCTTTCAGGCTGACGCTTTTGATCATTGTTGTGGCTCCTCCTGGAAAATTGCGTTGAAGGGGGAATATGGTCATGAAACCGGGTTGCGTCAAGTCCCGGCAGGGGGCGGTCCGGGGCTGGACAAAGCGCTGGACAATGAGGTAAGCAAACCGGCTCACGATAATACTGGCCCGAGACCGGGCCTTCATACCAAGGAGATAATCATGGCTCACAAGAAGCACGAGCGTAAAAAGGAATTGGATCGTCGTCGTCAGCGTCGCGCAAAGCGCATCAAGAACCGCATCAAGGAAGCAAAGGCCGCCGCTGCAAAGTAGCGACCTCCGAGCGGGCGCCTGCCTTCCGGGAGCTGCGGCTTTCGGGGGCTGAGTCGCGTCCGGAAAGGAGTGAACAGTGCCCATTTACGAATACAAGTGTGAGAAATGCGGTCACGTTTTCGAGGAGTGGCAGTCCGGCTTTGAAGAGCGCGAGCTGCCCTGTCCGAAATGCGAG
Protein-coding sequences here:
- a CDS encoding extracellular solute-binding protein, producing MKKIVILAIALLLSLATAGLVRAESRTVYVYNWTEYIPEGVIERFTEETGIKVVYTTYESNEAMYAKLKVLDSTGFDVIFPSSYFVSKMGKEGMLMPIDKSKLNNFKNLDDRQLNHSFDPANRYSVPYTWGGTGILVNPEQVGPAPEKWADLWDSRFKGTLLLQDDLREVFGMALKKLGYSLNDTDPEHIREAYEDLVKLMPSVRTFNSDSPKVPFLNEEVYAGMIWNGEAHVAMEEMDSLRFVWPAEGAILWMDCLCIPAGAKNVDEAHAFIDFLLRPDVAATMVREWGYATPNKAAMALLDEATRNDPAIFPPLSVMEKSEFQNDIGEAVTVYEQYWNKLKANQ
- the potA gene encoding spermidine/putrescine ABC transporter ATP-binding protein PotA; translated protein: MTGNDPIIRLENLGMRFDNATVLENIHLDIRNGEFITLLGPSGCGKTTLLRLIAGFETPTSGTVSIDGRAVNEVPPNKRRVNTVFQSYALFPHMSVYDNLAFGPRMAGMSSSETDSRVREALDMVDLSAMAERMPSRLSGGQQQRVAIARAVINRPKALLLDEPLSALDAKLRKRMQVQLKHMCRQLGMTFVFVTHDQQEAFAMSDRVVVLDNGRIEQVGTPEEIYEEPVNLKVARFVGETCILDGLAGQWDDGTLYAEVEGRPCLLRTKRKFDSGQAIRVVLRPEDMVVFPEHEAAPESQPNLPGTVNETIYKGSTWDMAVALDCGKEILVTEFFNEDEDRICHKPGDRVVVSWFAGWEVVLPHEHA
- a CDS encoding ABC transporter permease, whose amino-acid sequence is MNTHDRFRFLSIGGGMVWLAVFGLLPGLLMLGTSFLARHEAELIEVRFSLEGYRTIIDPIFLKILGNSLYLAVGTTLICLLAAYPFAYALARMGNRCKRVLLMLVMIPFWTNSLVRTYALVFMLKTKGVISALLVWLGVTPRPVSFMYTEAAVFIGLTYTLLPFMILPLYTAIEKMDGKLVEAARDLGAGSWRTFFHVTLPLTMPGIVAGCMMVFLPALGMFFVPDMLGGGKHLLVGNFIKNQFLVARDWPAGAAAGVVLTLLMLALMYMQGISRGRAGKKRGARP
- the potC gene encoding spermidine/putrescine ABC transporter permease PotC, yielding MIRARDVLRLLPVYIFLYAPMAALVAFSFNDSKFSTAWKGFTWKWYARLASNTQLMDAALNSLTIAVLAASIATILGVLLAVVLFRYRFRGRKFMQSWLFVIMMSPDIVLGISLLLLFVLAGIRPGFLPLLAGHVTFCIPFVVATVHSRLKGFDPHVIEAAEDLGASEYQTFRNVILPMTMPAVVAGWLLSFTLSMDDVIISFFLTGPDYEILPLQIYSMVKMGVKPDVNALSAIMIGVTVCLVFASQLLMRKPK